A genomic stretch from Edaphobacter aggregans includes:
- a CDS encoding SRPBCC family protein, with protein sequence MQTIRLETRIAAPALRCFLLSLDMDLHMDTTAQTRERAIAGVTQGQIRLGESVTWEGRHFGLRLRHASKIVCYEPPTFFCDEMTKGMFKSFRHEHHFHEANGETAMRDVLEFASPFGWVGQATERLVLRGYLYAFLAERNAMIKQVAESNRWRQYLKE encoded by the coding sequence ATGCAGACAATCCGGCTTGAGACGCGGATCGCTGCGCCTGCATTGCGGTGTTTCCTTCTTTCGCTCGATATGGACTTGCACATGGACACTACTGCGCAGACGAGAGAACGGGCGATCGCGGGAGTGACGCAGGGACAGATTAGGCTGGGCGAGTCTGTGACATGGGAGGGCCGGCACTTTGGCCTTCGTTTGCGGCATGCCAGCAAGATTGTGTGCTACGAACCACCTACGTTCTTTTGCGATGAGATGACCAAGGGGATGTTCAAAAGCTTCCGGCACGAACATCACTTCCATGAAGCAAATGGCGAGACAGCGATGCGCGACGTGCTGGAGTTTGCGTCCCCATTTGGATGGGTAGGCCAAGCTACCGAGCGACTGGTGCTGCGAGGCTATCTATATGCATTTCTCGCCGAGCGAAACGCGATGATTAAGCAGGTTGCCGAATCGAATCGCTGGCGGCAGTACCTCAAGGAGTAG
- the thrS gene encoding threonine--tRNA ligase produces MSEQMIKVQLPDGSVREVSRGTSPYDIAMSISPRLAAAVVVARIRPLTAVAVGMAEEDEASEASMYGAATGGERLVDLTAPLNEDVALELLKETDEAALKVVRHSAAHVMATAILELFPETKLGHGPATDAGFFYDVYRETPFTEDDLAAIEKRMAEVVARDEKFVRVEESREKGLTDYSAQGEFMKVHFIEKFTKPGDEISLYRNGGFSDFCRGPHVPSTGRVKAFKVMSIAGAYWLGDEKNQQLQRIYGTAFFNAKELDAYFKRLEEIKARDHRVLGKQLDLFSIQEVAGAGLIFWHPKGGLIRKTMEDWMRDECIRRGYEMVYTPHIMRRDLWKISGHEGFYSQNMYPPMELDDAEYRLKPMNCPGHILIYKNSPKSYRDLPVRYAELGNVYRYERSGTMHGLLRVRGFTQDDAHIFCTPGQIEGEIEDCLDFAEAVLKTFGFNEYRVELSMHDPNKAGDYVGKESDWNNAEAALKDVLTKRGVPFKSIPGEGAFYGPKIDIKLVDVLGRLWQLSTVQFDFNLPQRFELEYKGEDGELHRPVMVHRALFGSVERFFGVLIEHYAGAFPMWLAPVQVGLVPISEKHLEYAAAVKAKLEAAGLRVELDARNEKMNAKIREFTLQKVPFVLVMGDKEAASEAVSVRTRGKGDEGSVALVDFIVRANGLLASKSAVL; encoded by the coding sequence ATGAGTGAACAGATGATTAAGGTACAGCTTCCTGATGGTTCCGTGCGCGAGGTTTCGCGCGGTACGAGTCCGTATGACATTGCAATGAGCATCTCGCCGAGGCTGGCAGCCGCTGTGGTGGTGGCGCGGATTCGTCCGCTGACGGCTGTTGCTGTGGGGATGGCGGAGGAAGACGAGGCCTCGGAGGCTTCGATGTATGGAGCTGCGACGGGTGGGGAGCGGCTGGTCGATCTGACGGCTCCGCTGAATGAAGATGTTGCGCTGGAATTGTTGAAGGAGACGGATGAGGCTGCGCTGAAGGTGGTGCGGCACTCGGCGGCGCATGTGATGGCGACGGCGATTCTGGAGCTGTTTCCGGAGACCAAGCTTGGGCATGGGCCTGCGACCGATGCGGGGTTCTTCTATGACGTGTATCGCGAGACTCCTTTTACGGAGGATGATCTTGCGGCGATTGAGAAGCGCATGGCTGAGGTGGTTGCTCGGGATGAGAAGTTTGTGCGCGTGGAGGAGTCTCGGGAGAAGGGGCTTACGGATTACTCGGCGCAGGGCGAGTTCATGAAGGTCCACTTCATCGAGAAGTTTACGAAGCCGGGCGACGAGATTTCGCTTTATCGCAATGGCGGGTTTAGCGACTTCTGCCGTGGGCCGCATGTACCTTCGACCGGGCGGGTGAAGGCGTTCAAGGTGATGTCGATCGCTGGAGCTTACTGGCTGGGTGATGAGAAGAATCAGCAGCTACAGCGGATTTATGGGACTGCGTTTTTCAACGCGAAGGAATTGGATGCTTACTTCAAGCGGCTGGAGGAGATCAAGGCGCGCGATCATCGTGTGCTCGGCAAGCAGCTTGATTTGTTTTCGATACAGGAGGTCGCGGGTGCGGGGCTGATCTTCTGGCATCCGAAGGGCGGGCTGATTCGCAAGACGATGGAAGACTGGATGCGTGACGAATGTATCCGTCGCGGTTACGAGATGGTGTATACGCCGCATATTATGCGTCGGGATCTTTGGAAGATCTCGGGGCATGAGGGCTTCTATTCGCAGAACATGTATCCGCCGATGGAGTTGGACGACGCGGAGTACAGGCTGAAGCCGATGAATTGCCCCGGGCATATTCTGATCTATAAGAACTCGCCAAAGAGCTATCGCGATTTGCCGGTGCGGTATGCGGAGCTGGGGAACGTTTATCGGTACGAGCGTTCGGGGACGATGCATGGGTTGCTGCGCGTGCGTGGGTTTACGCAGGATGATGCGCATATCTTCTGCACGCCTGGGCAGATTGAGGGCGAGATTGAAGACTGCCTGGATTTTGCCGAGGCCGTGCTGAAGACTTTTGGCTTCAATGAGTATCGCGTCGAGCTCTCCATGCATGACCCGAATAAAGCGGGCGACTATGTCGGGAAAGAGTCCGACTGGAATAACGCCGAGGCCGCCCTGAAGGATGTGCTGACGAAGCGCGGAGTACCGTTCAAGAGCATTCCCGGAGAAGGCGCGTTCTACGGGCCGAAGATCGACATTAAGCTGGTCGATGTGCTGGGACGGCTGTGGCAGCTTTCGACGGTGCAGTTCGACTTCAATCTGCCGCAGCGGTTTGAGCTGGAATACAAGGGCGAGGATGGTGAGTTGCACAGGCCGGTGATGGTGCATCGCGCGCTGTTTGGCTCGGTGGAGCGCTTCTTTGGCGTGCTGATCGAGCACTACGCCGGGGCGTTTCCGATGTGGCTAGCGCCGGTGCAGGTTGGGCTGGTGCCGATCAGCGAGAAGCATCTTGAGTATGCAGCGGCGGTCAAGGCGAAGCTCGAGGCTGCGGGACTGCGCGTGGAGCTGGATGCTCGCAATGAAAAGATGAATGCGAAGATTCGCGAGTTCACGCTGCAGAAGGTGCCGTTTGTCCTGGTGATGGGGGATAAGGAGGCGGCCAGCGAGGCTGTGAGCGTGCGGACTCGTGGCAAGGGTGATGAGGGGAGTGTGGCGCTCGTCGACTTTATTGTGCGGGCGAATGGACTGCTGGCCTCGAAGAGTGCGGTGCTGTAA
- a CDS encoding bifunctional folylpolyglutamate synthase/dihydrofolate synthase: protein MSYIAAVDHLYALGHELAPAPNATSPAEPRRKFDLAHMRALAAALGDPQTTFPSILIAGTNGKGSTASTLASILTAAGYRTALYTSPHLSRVNERIQIDGQQIPDDDFARLYFQVDDTARRLVRESVLPHHPSFFETLTALAFLYYAEQHVDIAILEVGIGGRLDATNIVDPLLSIITDIALDHQDYLGNTIAEITREKAGILRPNGTLITLPQHPEANQAIGEVAATLHIHAISAAPYIPHTPIRQTPAVTSNAVILTLSEQSDSKGNNPGIPPAELQLPHNHYSLTLAGQPLEINSALTGQHQQRNIALAIAAAEELRNPIGYNIAISNQHGYKITNSQIEEGIRKTRWPGRLELLRFPEGPTLLLDVAHNPAGAWTLRAAIAQLPETQPRTLLFSCLRDKDLREMTQILLPLFDSSADRPHDHILFAPIDNPRATTLDELTAAATALDIPAQTAPSIAEALTQARAITPTDGIILATGSIYMVGAIRTLALNGGANPA from the coding sequence ATGTCCTACATCGCAGCCGTCGATCATCTCTACGCCCTCGGGCACGAGCTGGCCCCGGCCCCGAACGCCACCTCACCCGCCGAGCCCCGCCGCAAATTCGATCTCGCCCACATGCGCGCCCTGGCCGCAGCCCTCGGCGATCCCCAAACCACCTTCCCCTCCATCCTCATCGCTGGAACCAACGGAAAAGGCAGCACCGCCTCCACCCTCGCCAGCATCCTCACCGCCGCCGGCTACCGCACCGCCCTCTACACCTCCCCGCACCTATCCCGCGTCAACGAGCGCATCCAGATCGACGGCCAACAAATCCCCGACGACGACTTCGCCCGCCTCTACTTCCAGGTCGACGACACCGCCCGCCGCCTCGTCCGCGAATCCGTCCTCCCGCACCACCCCAGCTTCTTCGAAACCCTCACCGCCCTCGCCTTCCTCTATTACGCCGAGCAACACGTCGACATAGCCATCCTCGAAGTAGGCATCGGAGGCCGCCTCGACGCCACCAACATCGTCGACCCCCTCCTCTCCATCATCACCGACATCGCCCTTGACCATCAGGACTACCTCGGCAACACCATAGCCGAGATCACCCGCGAAAAAGCCGGCATCCTCCGCCCTAACGGCACCCTCATCACCCTCCCACAGCACCCCGAAGCCAACCAGGCCATCGGCGAAGTCGCCGCCACCCTCCACATCCACGCCATCAGCGCCGCCCCCTACATCCCCCACACCCCTATCAGGCAAACACCTGCCGTTACCTCTAATGCTGTCATTCTGACCCTGAGCGAGCAGAGCGACTCGAAGGGGAACAACCCCGGCATTCCGCCGGCAGAGCTGCAACTCCCCCACAACCACTACAGCCTCACCCTCGCCGGCCAGCCCCTGGAAATCAACTCCGCCCTAACCGGCCAGCACCAGCAGCGAAACATTGCTTTAGCCATAGCCGCTGCCGAAGAATTACGTAACCCAATAGGTTACAATATAGCAATAAGTAACCAACACGGTTACAAAATAACCAACTCCCAAATCGAAGAAGGAATCCGCAAAACCCGCTGGCCCGGCCGTCTCGAGCTACTCCGCTTCCCCGAAGGACCCACCCTCCTGCTCGACGTAGCCCACAACCCCGCCGGAGCCTGGACCCTCCGCGCCGCCATCGCCCAGCTCCCCGAAACCCAGCCCCGCACCCTCCTCTTCTCCTGCCTCCGCGACAAAGACCTCCGCGAGATGACCCAGATCCTCCTCCCCCTCTTCGACTCCAGCGCCGACCGCCCCCACGACCACATCCTCTTCGCGCCCATCGACAATCCCCGCGCCACCACGCTCGACGAGCTCACCGCCGCCGCCACAGCGCTCGACATCCCCGCCCAAACCGCGCCAAGCATCGCCGAAGCCCTCACCCAGGCCCGCGCCATTACCCCCACCGACGGCATCATCCTTGCCACCGGCTCCATCTACATGGTCGGCGCAATCCGAACCCTCGCCCTCAACGGAGGCGCGAACCCCGCATGA
- a CDS encoding lysophospholipid acyltransferase family protein, whose amino-acid sequence MTSKPVLPTLSEQSESKGHNPRIPPVEAPTSMEDTISSESPKPSAKPPASFALRWLTYLIFIPLMTLSTVFFGCISLLCGLWDKSGRQQHYIAHLWARSLLFITLSPVTLINKEKLHEHETAVYASNHLSYMDTPVLFAKLPFQFRILAKQGLWKVPFIGWYLNRSGQVPVDQSSARLAIASLNRGVQTLRHGLPLVLFPEGGRAADGRTHPFLSGCAYMAIKAQVPLVPITLIGTYELLPIHTYHLKPRPLAIIVGDPIPTAGLSTRDADALTQRLYETITTTYMQNQPTTD is encoded by the coding sequence ATGACCTCAAAGCCTGTCCTTCCGACCCTGAGCGAGCAGAGCGAATCGAAGGGGCACAACCCCCGCATTCCGCCGGTCGAGGCACCTACCTCAATGGAAGACACCATTTCATCCGAGTCTCCAAAACCCTCCGCGAAGCCCCCAGCCTCCTTCGCCCTCCGCTGGCTGACCTACCTCATCTTCATCCCACTGATGACCCTCTCGACAGTCTTCTTCGGCTGCATCTCTCTCCTCTGCGGCCTATGGGACAAATCCGGCCGCCAGCAGCACTACATCGCCCACCTCTGGGCCCGCAGCCTGCTCTTCATCACACTCTCCCCCGTCACCCTCATCAATAAAGAGAAGCTCCACGAACACGAGACCGCCGTCTACGCCTCCAACCACCTCAGCTACATGGACACCCCCGTCCTCTTTGCCAAGCTACCCTTCCAATTCCGCATCCTCGCCAAACAAGGCCTCTGGAAGGTCCCCTTCATCGGCTGGTACCTCAACCGCTCCGGCCAGGTCCCTGTCGACCAGTCCAGCGCCCGCCTCGCCATAGCCAGCCTCAACCGAGGCGTCCAAACCCTCAGACACGGCCTACCCCTCGTCCTCTTCCCCGAAGGAGGCCGCGCCGCCGACGGCCGTACTCACCCCTTCCTCTCCGGTTGCGCCTACATGGCCATCAAGGCCCAGGTCCCGCTCGTCCCCATCACCCTTATCGGCACCTACGAACTCCTACCGATCCACACCTACCACCTCAAACCCCGCCCCCTCGCCATCATCGTAGGCGACCCCATCCCCACCGCCGGCCTATCCACCCGCGACGCCGACGCCCTAACCCAGCGCCTCTACGAAACCATCACCACCACCTACATGCAAAACCAACCGACCACGGATTAA
- a CDS encoding gamma-glutamyl-gamma-aminobutyrate hydrolase family protein, producing MIPRIAIPIPTSTDPDYNAKSWHQYAEAVTRAGGIPVEIPLNATPRETADLINTCQAVLLPGSPADVNPQKYGHDPIPECNPADPARENVDELLIQDAHNLYKPILAICFGTQSLNVWRGGTLIQDLAPMPVNHPAGRSVAVAHTAAVAPDSLLGTIIPSEEAPEQDGFLRLPINSSHHQAIGIPGDGLRIAARCPQDAVIEAIEGGQDATNPHAHFVLGVQWHPERSYDISPASRALFERFISEAAAWIPRPIHTSVA from the coding sequence ATGATTCCCCGCATAGCCATTCCGATCCCCACCAGCACTGACCCCGACTACAACGCCAAATCCTGGCACCAATACGCCGAAGCCGTCACCCGGGCCGGCGGCATCCCCGTCGAAATCCCCCTCAACGCCACCCCCCGCGAGACCGCCGACCTCATCAACACCTGCCAGGCCGTCCTTCTCCCCGGCTCCCCCGCCGACGTCAACCCGCAAAAGTACGGCCACGACCCCATCCCCGAGTGCAACCCCGCCGACCCCGCCCGCGAAAACGTCGACGAACTCCTCATCCAGGACGCCCACAACCTCTACAAACCCATCCTTGCCATCTGCTTCGGTACCCAATCCCTCAACGTCTGGCGCGGCGGAACCCTCATCCAGGACCTCGCCCCCATGCCGGTCAACCATCCCGCTGGCCGCAGCGTAGCCGTCGCCCACACCGCCGCCGTCGCCCCCGACTCCCTCCTCGGCACCATCATCCCCTCCGAAGAAGCCCCCGAGCAGGACGGATTCCTCCGTCTTCCCATCAATTCCAGCCACCACCAAGCCATCGGCATCCCCGGCGACGGCCTCCGCATCGCCGCCCGCTGCCCCCAGGACGCCGTCATCGAAGCTATAGAAGGCGGCCAGGACGCCACCAACCCCCACGCCCACTTCGTGCTAGGCGTCCAATGGCACCCCGAGCGCAGCTATGACATCTCCCCCGCCTCCAGAGCCCTCTTCGAGCGCTTCATCTCCGAAGCCGCCGCCTGGATCCCCCGCCCCATCCACACCTCCGTAGCCTGA
- the rsmG gene encoding 16S rRNA (guanine(527)-N(7))-methyltransferase RsmG translates to MPLSESQIAALLTPYLAPVPPPKNMMPRLSTYLDLLLKWNARTNLTAIRDPEEIVRRHFGESLFAGQHLGTPLPETLLDLGSGAGFPGLPIAILHPDLPVTLAESQNKKATFLREVARTLELPNVEIWAARAESLPPTRKFHTVTLRAVDNMAAALTAAAPRATHQLLLLTSTIPTLPPEFTPNPPIPIPKTQTSILLQATRT, encoded by the coding sequence ATGCCCCTCTCCGAATCCCAGATCGCCGCCCTCCTAACCCCCTATCTCGCCCCGGTCCCCCCGCCGAAGAACATGATGCCCCGGCTCTCCACCTATCTCGACCTTCTCCTCAAGTGGAACGCCCGCACCAACCTCACCGCCATTCGCGACCCCGAAGAGATCGTCCGGCGCCACTTCGGCGAAAGCCTCTTCGCCGGCCAGCACCTGGGCACTCCGCTCCCCGAAACCCTCCTGGATCTGGGCTCCGGAGCAGGCTTCCCCGGCCTCCCCATAGCCATCCTCCACCCCGATCTCCCAGTAACCCTGGCCGAATCCCAGAACAAAAAGGCTACCTTCCTCCGAGAAGTAGCCCGCACCCTCGAACTCCCCAACGTAGAAATCTGGGCCGCTCGAGCCGAATCTCTCCCCCCAACCCGCAAATTCCACACCGTAACCCTCCGAGCCGTAGACAACATGGCCGCCGCCCTAACCGCCGCCGCCCCCCGAGCCACCCACCAACTCCTACTCCTCACCAGCACAATCCCAACCCTCCCCCCCGAATTCACCCCCAACCCACCCATCCCCATCCCCAAGACCCAAACCAGCATCCTCCTCCAAGCCACCCGTACGTAA
- a CDS encoding ParA family protein: protein MITIHPKNKPLPQPATAETPETPATTPETPKPSKVIAVVNQKGGVGKTTTAINLAASLALEGLPTLLIDCDPQANTTGGLGFGRDDARPSIYDLLMDHHAADKVIVPTDVDNLSLIPGSKNLIGANIELVAQDRREYRLRDALAPVRANYPFILLDCPPALDLLTLNALVAADGLLVPMQAEYFALEGISELMSTLDRVTQSFNSSLALEGVLLTMYDDRTNLSQQVTENLTSFFTDKLLKTSIPRNVRLAEAPSHGKPVALYDSKSRGAEAYRELALELLARNNMESPEVARRRAAAAAAASALKSFTKPEKKHRFWQSSK from the coding sequence ATGATCACCATTCACCCCAAAAACAAGCCCCTCCCGCAGCCCGCAACTGCAGAAACCCCAGAGACCCCGGCCACCACACCCGAGACCCCTAAACCCTCCAAGGTCATCGCCGTGGTCAACCAGAAGGGCGGCGTCGGCAAAACCACGACAGCCATCAACTTAGCGGCGTCCTTGGCTCTCGAAGGCCTCCCAACCCTCCTCATCGACTGCGACCCCCAGGCCAACACCACCGGAGGCCTCGGTTTCGGCCGTGACGACGCCCGCCCCAGCATCTACGACCTCCTGATGGACCATCACGCCGCCGACAAGGTCATCGTCCCGACCGACGTCGACAACCTCTCGCTCATCCCCGGCAGCAAGAACCTCATCGGCGCCAACATCGAGCTCGTCGCCCAGGACCGCCGCGAGTACCGCCTCCGCGACGCCCTCGCCCCTGTCCGCGCCAACTACCCCTTCATCCTCCTCGACTGCCCCCCGGCCCTCGACCTCCTCACCCTCAACGCCCTCGTAGCCGCCGACGGCCTCCTCGTCCCTATGCAAGCCGAGTACTTCGCCCTCGAAGGCATCTCCGAGCTAATGTCCACGCTCGACCGCGTCACCCAGTCCTTCAACTCCTCCCTCGCCCTCGAGGGCGTCCTCCTCACCATGTACGACGACCGCACCAACCTATCCCAGCAGGTCACCGAGAACCTCACCTCCTTCTTCACCGACAAGCTCCTCAAGACCAGCATCCCCCGCAACGTCCGCCTCGCCGAAGCCCCAAGCCACGGCAAGCCCGTCGCCCTCTATGACTCCAAATCCCGAGGAGCCGAAGCCTACCGCGAACTAGCCCTCGAACTCCTAGCCCGCAACAATATGGAGAGCCCCGAGGTAGCCCGCCGCCGAGCCGCCGCAGCCGCCGCAGCCAGCGCCCTCAAATCTTTCACCAAACCCGAAAAGAAGCACCGATTCTGGCAATCCAGCAAATAG
- a CDS encoding ParB/RepB/Spo0J family partition protein: MPTATHDPKRRALGKGLESLLPARPATPPPAPVTHVESNGKPLEIPLDHIERNPWQTRTQFDEAKLQELAQSIVVSGVVQPIVVRPLSQKNGEARYQLITGERRWLASRKAQKTTIPAIVRQVADEQVLEMTIIENLQRADLNPMEQARAYQRLSQDFQLTQEQMATRTGKERASVANFLRLLKLPETVQQKVESGDLSFGHARTLLALESPESITSAALKVLALSLSVRQTESYVQNLINPEAKQKKEDKQQAQPEDPNVREAQDRLQRTLGLKVRIEDKKGKGKVIIEYSGLEDFDAILTALGQEK; this comes from the coding sequence ATGCCAACCGCCACACACGATCCCAAACGCCGCGCCCTGGGCAAGGGCCTTGAATCCCTCCTTCCCGCCCGTCCGGCCACCCCGCCGCCCGCGCCCGTAACCCATGTAGAATCAAACGGAAAACCCCTCGAAATCCCCCTCGACCACATCGAGCGCAACCCCTGGCAGACGCGCACCCAGTTCGACGAAGCAAAATTACAGGAACTGGCCCAGTCCATCGTCGTCTCCGGAGTTGTGCAACCCATTGTAGTCAGGCCACTTAGCCAAAAAAATGGTGAGGCCCGATACCAGCTCATCACCGGCGAACGCCGCTGGCTAGCCAGCCGCAAGGCCCAAAAAACCACCATTCCCGCCATAGTCCGCCAAGTCGCTGATGAGCAAGTACTTGAGATGACCATCATCGAAAATCTCCAGCGCGCCGACCTCAACCCCATGGAGCAAGCCCGGGCATATCAACGACTTAGCCAGGACTTCCAGCTCACCCAGGAACAGATGGCCACCCGAACTGGCAAAGAACGAGCCAGCGTAGCCAACTTCCTTCGTTTGTTGAAGTTACCCGAAACCGTCCAGCAAAAAGTAGAATCCGGCGACCTCTCCTTCGGCCACGCCCGCACCCTCTTAGCCTTAGAGTCCCCGGAATCAATCACTTCCGCCGCCCTAAAGGTCCTGGCTCTCTCCCTCTCCGTCCGCCAGACCGAAAGCTACGTTCAAAACCTGATCAACCCAGAAGCCAAACAAAAGAAAGAAGATAAGCAACAAGCTCAACCCGAAGATCCCAACGTCCGCGAAGCCCAGGACCGCCTCCAGCGCACACTAGGCCTAAAAGTCCGCATAGAAGACAAAAAAGGCAAAGGCAAAGTAATCATCGAATACTCCGGCTTAGAAGACTTCGACGCCATCCTCACCGCACTCGGTCAAGAAAAATAA
- a CDS encoding metal-dependent hydrolase family protein has product MRKLYLLLILLQIASLSAAAQTTATTRTLLRTGHILNVKTGAEPAAQTIIITGDRITAIASTASTPKQSGDTEIDLTKYTVMPGLIDVHTHLTMANNFDPYFELSMTPAKEAIIGVENAKVTLEAGFTTVRNVGANDFTDVALRDEINAGHVPGPHMQVSGPALGITGGHMDENLLPYEYHAHGQGVADGVPAVQHQVRENIKYGADLIKIASTGGVLSKGDDPQASQYTMEELQAIVADAHRLGRKVASHAHGAQGILWATEAGVDSIEHGSYINDECIAAMKKRGTYLVPTAYLVDWMRENGHLPALYQQKMTDVSAAMKANHKRAIAAGVKVALGTDAAVYPHGLNAHEIDVYVNQYGMSPLAGIQTGTINAADLMGWTDRVGTIEPNKWADIIAIEGDPLKDVRLLQHVPFVMKSGVVYKNETNKQ; this is encoded by the coding sequence ATGCGCAAACTCTATTTGCTCCTCATTTTGTTACAAATTGCATCACTCTCCGCTGCCGCCCAAACCACAGCAACAACCCGCACCCTTCTGCGCACAGGCCACATCCTCAATGTAAAAACCGGAGCGGAACCCGCTGCCCAGACCATCATCATCACCGGCGATCGCATCACCGCCATCGCCTCCACGGCCTCCACACCCAAGCAATCCGGCGACACCGAAATCGACCTCACAAAATACACCGTCATGCCCGGCCTGATTGACGTGCACACGCACCTCACCATGGCCAACAACTTCGATCCCTACTTCGAACTCTCCATGACGCCTGCAAAAGAGGCCATCATCGGAGTAGAAAACGCCAAGGTCACCCTCGAAGCCGGCTTTACCACCGTCCGTAACGTCGGCGCCAACGACTTCACCGACGTAGCCCTCCGCGACGAGATCAACGCCGGTCACGTCCCCGGCCCGCACATGCAGGTCTCCGGTCCCGCCCTCGGCATCACCGGCGGCCACATGGACGAAAACCTTCTCCCCTACGAGTACCACGCCCACGGCCAGGGCGTAGCCGACGGCGTCCCCGCCGTCCAGCATCAGGTCCGCGAGAACATCAAATACGGCGCCGACCTCATCAAGATCGCCTCCACCGGCGGCGTCCTCTCCAAGGGCGACGACCCGCAAGCCAGCCAGTACACCATGGAAGAGCTCCAGGCCATCGTCGCCGACGCCCACCGCCTCGGCCGCAAAGTCGCCTCGCACGCCCACGGAGCACAAGGCATCCTCTGGGCCACCGAAGCTGGCGTCGACTCCATCGAGCACGGTTCCTACATCAACGACGAGTGCATCGCAGCCATGAAGAAACGTGGCACCTACCTCGTCCCCACCGCCTACCTCGTCGACTGGATGCGCGAGAACGGCCATCTCCCCGCTCTCTACCAGCAAAAGATGACAGACGTCAGCGCCGCCATGAAGGCCAACCACAAGCGCGCCATCGCCGCCGGCGTCAAAGTGGCGCTAGGCACCGACGCCGCCGTCTACCCCCACGGTCTCAACGCCCACGAGATCGACGTATACGTCAATCAATACGGCATGTCCCCGCTCGCCGGCATTCAGACCGGCACCATCAACGCCGCCGACCTCATGGGCTGGACCGACCGTGTAGGCACCATCGAACCCAACAAATGGGCCGACATCATCGCCATCGAAGGCGACCCGCTCAAAGACGTCCGTCTTCTCCAGCACGTCCCCTTCGTCATGAAGTCGGGCGTTGTCTACAAAAACGAGACCAACAAGCAATAG
- a CDS encoding methyltransferase family protein — MLKASAFEFRFRFLLHAILYALGFTTPWNHWLHLDTIRTWQYLAAIPSRAGWLSFVAATNAVLILGILCALAAALLRTWGSAYLGASIVKDASMHADRVVAAGPYRYLRNPLYLGTFIHTLALALLMPPSGAIFAILTIGFLQLRLIAGEESYLTEQQGAPYLAYCAKVPRLIPALTPRVPASPAQPNWPHAFLGEIYMWGVAISFLTLGWRYNAFLIIQGIVISLGISLVARAFIPGPQVNQQTKA, encoded by the coding sequence ATGTTAAAAGCCTCAGCCTTCGAGTTCCGCTTCCGCTTCCTCCTCCACGCCATCCTTTACGCCCTTGGCTTCACCACGCCATGGAACCACTGGCTTCATCTCGACACCATCCGCACCTGGCAATATCTTGCCGCGATCCCTTCACGCGCAGGATGGCTCTCCTTCGTTGCCGCTACCAACGCAGTCCTCATCCTGGGAATCCTCTGCGCCCTCGCCGCCGCCCTTCTGCGCACCTGGGGCTCAGCCTACCTCGGAGCCTCCATCGTCAAAGATGCCTCCATGCACGCCGATCGCGTCGTTGCTGCTGGGCCCTACCGTTATCTGCGCAACCCGCTCTACCTCGGCACCTTCATCCACACGTTGGCTCTCGCGCTCCTCATGCCACCGAGCGGAGCCATCTTCGCCATCCTCACCATCGGCTTCCTGCAACTCCGCCTCATCGCCGGCGAAGAGTCTTACCTCACCGAGCAACAAGGCGCACCCTACCTCGCCTATTGCGCCAAAGTCCCCCGCCTCATCCCCGCACTCACCCCGCGAGTTCCCGCCTCGCCCGCGCAACCCAACTGGCCACACGCCTTCCTCGGTGAGATCTATATGTGGGGCGTTGCAATCTCGTTCCTTACCCTCGGCTGGCGCTACAACGCCTTTCTCATTATCCAGGGCATCGTCATCTCGCTAGGCATCTCGCTAGTCGCACGAGCCTTCATTCCTGGCCCACAAGTGAATCAACAAACAAAGGCGTAA
- a CDS encoding HU family DNA-binding protein, with protein sequence MAKGLTKTALVRHLAEKTELTNKQTAAFLDLLAETAVKETKKNGEFTIPGIGKLVKAERKARLGRNPQTGETIKIKAKTVVKFRVAKVAKDTIAPVKK encoded by the coding sequence ATGGCAAAAGGATTGACCAAGACAGCACTGGTACGCCACCTGGCAGAGAAGACTGAGCTGACCAACAAGCAGACCGCAGCTTTCCTCGACCTGTTGGCAGAGACCGCCGTGAAGGAGACCAAGAAGAACGGTGAGTTCACGATTCCTGGAATCGGCAAGCTGGTGAAGGCAGAGCGCAAGGCTCGGCTGGGCCGCAACCCGCAGACGGGTGAGACGATCAAGATCAAGGCCAAGACCGTGGTCAAGTTCCGCGTGGCCAAGGTTGCGAAGGACACGATCGCACCGGTGAAGAAGTAG